The following coding sequences are from one Verrucosispora sp. WMMD573 window:
- a CDS encoding MFS transporter, with the protein MRRNAILFVAVSLLSGLGGSAMALVTGIWILDLTGSPGLAALAGLCAYAPTLAGPWLGAVVDRLPRRPVVVAANLTLAATLPSLLAVRGPGQVWLLFCVATVYGIAYVLIDAGESALLPAALSPVHLGRVNGWRSSAQEGVKLVAPLAGAGLYTWRGGHLVALLAAVLPALAAAGFAALRLTRTPPPVAPRPGGVRVGLAVLFGSPSIRRPVVLAGVAIGMSGLVTAAGYAVVTDTLGLPATFLGVLLSAQGVGSVAGGLVVGRLIARFDPTAVALAGAGLFAISCLGRCLPWWPVVVAASVVTGLGLPWALVAAVTAVQTHSPDALLGRVAATANTVMFGSIAATTPLGSAAVLIGPRPPLILAAAVCLTTCALTWRRRRDRSPSRAETPTRSSLPPSSTPDASTPRIGSHSARATGPGGRR; encoded by the coding sequence GTGCGGCGCAACGCGATCCTGTTCGTGGCGGTGTCCCTGCTGTCCGGCCTCGGCGGCAGCGCTATGGCCCTGGTCACCGGCATCTGGATCCTCGATCTCACCGGCTCGCCCGGCCTGGCCGCGCTCGCCGGCCTCTGCGCTTACGCGCCCACCCTCGCCGGCCCGTGGCTCGGCGCTGTCGTCGACCGGCTGCCCCGACGCCCGGTCGTCGTCGCGGCCAACCTGACCCTCGCCGCCACCCTGCCCAGCCTGTTGGCGGTGCGTGGCCCCGGCCAGGTGTGGCTGCTGTTCTGCGTGGCCACGGTCTACGGCATCGCGTACGTCCTGATCGACGCGGGCGAGAGCGCCTTGCTGCCGGCGGCCCTGTCGCCGGTCCATCTCGGACGGGTCAACGGGTGGCGCTCCAGCGCCCAGGAGGGCGTCAAGCTGGTCGCACCGTTGGCCGGGGCCGGCCTGTACACCTGGCGGGGCGGCCATCTGGTCGCCCTGCTCGCCGCCGTCCTGCCGGCCCTCGCCGCAGCCGGCTTCGCGGCGCTGCGCCTGACCCGCACGCCGCCGCCGGTCGCGCCCCGGCCCGGGGGAGTCCGCGTCGGCCTGGCCGTCCTGTTCGGATCCCCGTCCATCCGACGACCGGTCGTGCTGGCCGGGGTCGCCATCGGCATGTCCGGCCTCGTCACCGCCGCCGGCTACGCCGTCGTCACCGACACGCTCGGCCTGCCGGCGACGTTCCTGGGCGTGCTGCTCAGCGCCCAGGGCGTCGGGTCGGTCGCCGGTGGACTGGTCGTCGGCCGGTTGATCGCCCGGTTCGACCCGACAGCGGTGGCCCTCGCCGGGGCCGGACTCTTCGCGATCAGCTGCCTGGGCCGTTGCCTGCCGTGGTGGCCAGTGGTGGTCGCCGCGTCGGTGGTGACCGGTCTGGGGCTGCCGTGGGCGCTCGTCGCGGCCGTCACCGCCGTCCAGACACACAGCCCCGACGCCCTGCTCGGCCGGGTCGCCGCCACCGCCAACACGGTCATGTTCGGGTCGATCGCGGCGACGACGCCGCTCGGCTCCGCCGCCGTGCTGATCGGCCCACGACCACCGCTGATCCTCGCCGCCGCCGTCTGCCTCACCACTTGCGCGCTGACCTGGCGACGTCGGCGCGACCGTTCACCGTCACGAGCCGAAACGCCGACGAGGTCTTCCCTGCCCCCATCATCGACCCCCGACGCTTCGACTCCGAGGATCGGATCGCATTCGGCTCGGGCTACGGGGCCCGGCGGTCGCCGGTGA
- a CDS encoding diacylglycerol kinase family protein, producing the protein MSASVLVDPDRPAPAVAVGAVAVVAHRKKNLGGGLDELRAALVGAGVEHLLWYEVPKSRKAPKKVRKALDKGAELVFVWGGDGMVQRCADTLAGSRVPMAILPAGTANLFATNLGIPEDLREAVRIGLHGQRRRLDLGKLNGEHFAVMAGAGFDGDLIREADREMKGRLGRLAYVWTGLRHVRGELTRTRITVDGALWFDGEASCVLFGNVGTITGGIPAFDDARPDSGSLEIGVSTASGAVDWARTLGKMATGRSDDSKFVRITRGRKVKVRFADPKTYELDGGARSTARKLKVRAVPAALTVCCPDRDAEEAPVAVPGADECEGSASPRG; encoded by the coding sequence ATGAGTGCGAGTGTGCTGGTGGATCCGGACCGGCCGGCGCCCGCCGTGGCGGTCGGCGCCGTCGCGGTCGTGGCCCACCGGAAGAAGAACCTCGGTGGCGGCCTGGACGAGCTGCGCGCCGCCCTCGTCGGCGCGGGCGTCGAACATCTGCTCTGGTACGAGGTACCCAAGAGCCGTAAGGCGCCGAAGAAGGTCCGCAAGGCGCTCGACAAGGGTGCCGAACTGGTCTTTGTCTGGGGCGGCGACGGCATGGTCCAACGCTGCGCGGACACCCTCGCCGGATCCCGCGTACCGATGGCGATCCTGCCCGCCGGCACCGCCAACCTGTTCGCCACCAACCTGGGCATTCCCGAGGATCTGCGGGAGGCGGTCCGGATCGGTCTGCACGGGCAGCGGCGCCGGCTCGACCTGGGCAAGCTCAACGGCGAGCATTTCGCGGTGATGGCCGGTGCCGGCTTCGACGGCGACCTCATCCGCGAGGCCGACCGGGAGATGAAGGGGCGTCTCGGCCGGCTCGCGTACGTGTGGACCGGGCTGCGCCACGTGCGCGGCGAGCTGACCCGGACCCGGATCACCGTCGACGGTGCCCTCTGGTTCGACGGTGAGGCCAGTTGCGTGCTGTTCGGCAACGTCGGCACCATCACCGGCGGCATCCCCGCCTTCGACGACGCCCGCCCCGACAGCGGCTCGCTGGAGATCGGTGTCTCCACCGCCAGCGGCGCCGTCGACTGGGCCCGGACCCTCGGCAAGATGGCCACCGGCCGCTCGGACGACTCCAAGTTCGTGCGGATCACCCGGGGACGCAAGGTCAAGGTCCGTTTCGCCGACCCCAAGACGTACGAGTTGGACGGCGGCGCCCGCAGCACGGCCCGGAAACTGAAGGTACGCGCCGTGCCCGCCGCCCTGACCGTGTGCTGCCCCGACCGGGACGCCGAGGAGGCGCCGGTAGCCGTGCCCGGCGCGGATGAGTGCGAGGGGTCGGCATCTCCGCGAGGATGA
- a CDS encoding carbamoyltransferase C-terminal domain-containing protein, whose translation MIILGCNGFSRSAEMFAEHYGAVGTEKHYLLGHDAGAALLVDGELVAAVEEERLNRQKKTSDFPINSVRWVLDHAGIDFDDVDLIAIPWNFDAKVFDSTLAELASIPMPPTQKLVRLNHIGMVFATVLGHDAILADFAARTGFTPDPAKVVFVPHHFAHAMTGYYMAGVKDAAFLISDGRAELLSSLTGEIRDGRIRVFEDSFVTANDSLGNLYSCVTRFLGFVPNNDEYKVMGLAGFGEPPSPNPFLEHFVELHEGGRYTMVLPNDLENPRQFEPLLEKHFGPAQDTIEYQSRVAAAVQEMVTVVTRHQVAALETRTDLDHLLVEGGVALNCVNNTELLEGSRFSDVSVSFGASDTGVAIGATVFAWVNHPATTAEVKYAPSVTPYLGPEYDDAEVERALGEFADRVEWTARLTDDEVVDQVAELLTGKVVIGWFEGRIEHGPRALGHRSILANPNFPDIKDIINKRVKHREPFRPFAPLVLEHDAPKVFEMGRKVRSPYMTFVFPVRPEFREVIPGAVHVDGTSRVQTVTTEQTPRLAALLQRFTTLTNVPCLINTSFNVAGEPIVCSPTDALNCFLSTEIDHLVLGNRMVAKRVTGA comes from the coding sequence ATGATCATTCTGGGGTGCAACGGTTTTTCCCGCAGCGCGGAAATGTTTGCCGAGCATTATGGCGCAGTTGGCACCGAGAAGCATTATCTGCTCGGGCACGACGCCGGCGCGGCGCTGCTCGTGGACGGCGAGCTGGTCGCGGCGGTGGAGGAGGAGCGCCTCAACCGGCAGAAGAAGACGTCAGACTTCCCGATCAACTCGGTCCGCTGGGTCCTGGATCATGCCGGGATCGATTTCGATGACGTCGACCTGATCGCGATCCCGTGGAACTTCGACGCCAAGGTCTTCGACAGCACGCTGGCCGAACTGGCGTCGATCCCGATGCCGCCGACGCAGAAGCTGGTTCGTCTCAACCATATCGGCATGGTGTTCGCCACGGTGCTGGGACACGACGCGATCCTGGCTGACTTCGCCGCTCGAACCGGGTTCACCCCGGATCCGGCGAAGGTGGTATTCGTCCCGCACCACTTCGCCCACGCGATGACGGGCTACTACATGGCGGGGGTCAAGGACGCGGCATTCCTGATCAGCGATGGCCGGGCCGAGCTGCTGTCGTCGTTGACCGGGGAGATCCGGGACGGCCGGATCCGGGTCTTCGAGGACTCGTTCGTCACGGCCAATGACTCGCTGGGCAATCTCTACTCCTGCGTCACGCGGTTCTTGGGATTCGTACCCAACAACGACGAGTACAAGGTGATGGGCCTGGCCGGGTTCGGCGAGCCGCCGTCGCCCAACCCGTTCTTGGAGCACTTCGTCGAACTGCACGAGGGCGGGCGGTACACCATGGTCCTGCCGAACGACCTGGAGAACCCGCGGCAGTTCGAGCCCCTGCTGGAGAAGCACTTCGGTCCGGCGCAGGACACCATCGAGTACCAGTCCCGGGTCGCGGCGGCGGTCCAGGAGATGGTCACCGTGGTGACCCGGCACCAGGTGGCGGCGCTGGAGACCCGGACCGACCTGGATCACCTGCTGGTCGAGGGTGGGGTGGCGCTCAACTGCGTCAACAACACCGAGCTGCTGGAGGGCTCGCGGTTCTCCGACGTATCGGTGAGCTTCGGCGCCAGTGACACCGGTGTGGCCATCGGCGCGACGGTGTTCGCGTGGGTCAACCACCCGGCCACCACCGCCGAGGTGAAGTACGCGCCGTCGGTCACCCCGTACCTGGGGCCGGAGTACGACGACGCCGAGGTCGAGCGGGCGCTCGGTGAGTTCGCCGACCGGGTGGAGTGGACCGCCCGGCTGACCGACGACGAGGTCGTCGACCAGGTGGCCGAGCTGCTCACCGGCAAGGTCGTGATCGGCTGGTTCGAGGGTCGGATCGAGCACGGGCCCCGGGCCCTCGGGCACCGCAGCATCCTGGCGAACCCGAACTTCCCCGACATCAAGGACATCATCAACAAGCGGGTCAAGCACCGGGAACCGTTCCGGCCGTTCGCGCCGCTGGTGCTGGAGCACGACGCGCCGAAGGTCTTCGAGATGGGCCGCAAGGTCCGGTCGCCCTACATGACCTTCGTCTTCCCGGTCCGGCCGGAGTTCCGGGAGGTCATCCCGGGTGCTGTGCACGTCGACGGCACCTCGCGGGTGCAGACCGTCACCACCGAGCAGACCCCGAGGCTGGCGGCGCTGCTACAGCGGTTCACCACGCTGACAAACGTGCCGTGTCTGATCAACACGTCCTTCAACGTAGCCGGCGAACCGATCGTGTGCAGCCCGACCGACGCGCTGAACTGCTTCCTGAGCACCGAGATCGACCACCTCGTGCTCGGCAACCGCATGGTGGCCAAGCGTGTCACGGGTGCCTGA
- the htpG gene encoding molecular chaperone HtpG, whose translation MNDRAETLEFQAEARQLLRLMVHSIYSNKDVFLRELISNASDALDKLRLASMVDKDLAVDTGDLHIAIEVDRDARTLTVRDNGIGMSRDEVVSVIGTIAKSGTAELLRQLREAKDAGASQELIGQFGVGFYAVFMVAERVELVTRRAGESGGTRWESTGEGTYTITELDDAAQGTAVTLHLKPADAEDNLHDYTAEWTIREIVKRYSDFIAHPIRMTVERPGTDDAPATIETVTLNSMKALWARPRGEVEPTEYHEFYKHVSHDWADPLETIHMRGEGTFEYEALLFIPTHAPLDLFSPQGRRGVQLYVKRVFIMDDCDALMPNYLRFVKGVVDAHDLSLNISREILQQDRQIRAVRRRLVKKILATVKDLKTDQPERYRTFWGEFGSVVKEGLLEDTDNQETLLEILSVASTHDPAEPTDLAGYVERMREGQSDIYYATGENRATIENSPHMEAFRAKGYEVLLLTDPVDEVWVERVGSYAGKTLRSVAKGQVDLDTEQERTEAEAERERQRTEYADLLGWMGTVLADHVKEVRLSSRLTTSPACVVGDAHDLTPTLEKMYRAMGQEVPKVKRILEINPTHPLVTGLRKAHEQGATGDSLAETAELLYGTALLAEGGDLTDPSRFARILADRLARTL comes from the coding sequence GTGAACGACCGGGCCGAGACGTTGGAGTTCCAGGCCGAGGCGCGTCAGCTGCTCCGGCTGATGGTCCACTCGATCTACTCGAACAAGGACGTGTTCCTCCGCGAGTTGATCTCGAACGCCTCCGACGCGCTGGACAAGCTGCGCCTGGCGTCGATGGTCGACAAGGACCTCGCCGTCGACACCGGCGATCTGCACATCGCCATCGAGGTCGACCGGGACGCCCGTACCCTCACCGTGCGGGACAACGGCATCGGCATGAGCCGTGACGAGGTGGTCTCCGTCATCGGCACGATCGCCAAATCCGGCACGGCCGAGCTGCTGCGGCAGTTGCGGGAGGCCAAGGACGCCGGTGCCTCGCAGGAGCTGATCGGTCAGTTCGGCGTCGGCTTCTACGCCGTGTTCATGGTCGCCGAGCGGGTCGAGCTGGTCACCCGCCGGGCCGGCGAGAGCGGCGGTACCCGCTGGGAGTCCACCGGAGAGGGCACCTACACCATCACCGAGCTGGACGACGCTGCCCAGGGCACGGCGGTGACCCTGCACCTCAAGCCCGCCGACGCCGAGGACAATCTGCACGACTACACGGCCGAGTGGACGATCCGGGAGATCGTCAAGCGCTACTCCGACTTCATCGCCCACCCGATCCGGATGACGGTCGAGCGTCCCGGCACCGACGACGCCCCCGCCACCATCGAGACGGTCACGCTCAACTCGATGAAGGCGCTGTGGGCCCGGCCGCGCGGTGAGGTCGAGCCCACCGAGTACCACGAGTTCTACAAGCACGTCAGCCACGACTGGGCGGACCCGCTCGAGACCATCCACATGCGCGGGGAGGGGACCTTCGAGTACGAGGCGCTGCTGTTCATCCCCACCCACGCGCCGCTGGACCTGTTCTCCCCTCAGGGCCGCCGGGGGGTGCAGCTCTACGTCAAGCGCGTGTTCATCATGGACGACTGCGACGCGCTGATGCCCAACTATCTGCGGTTCGTCAAGGGTGTGGTGGACGCACACGACCTGTCGCTGAACATCTCCCGGGAGATCCTCCAGCAGGACCGGCAGATCCGGGCCGTGCGCCGCCGCCTGGTCAAGAAGATCCTCGCCACGGTCAAGGACCTCAAGACCGACCAGCCGGAGCGCTACCGCACCTTCTGGGGCGAGTTCGGGTCGGTGGTCAAGGAAGGTCTGCTGGAGGACACCGACAACCAGGAAACCCTGTTGGAGATCCTGTCGGTGGCCTCGACCCACGACCCGGCCGAGCCGACCGACCTGGCTGGCTACGTCGAACGCATGCGGGAGGGGCAGAGCGACATCTACTACGCCACCGGCGAAAACCGGGCCACCATCGAGAACTCCCCGCACATGGAGGCGTTCCGCGCCAAGGGCTACGAGGTGCTGCTACTCACCGACCCGGTCGACGAGGTCTGGGTCGAGCGGGTCGGCAGCTACGCCGGCAAGACGCTGCGCTCGGTCGCCAAGGGGCAGGTCGACCTGGACACCGAGCAGGAGCGGACCGAGGCCGAGGCCGAGCGGGAGCGGCAGCGCACCGAGTACGCCGACCTGCTCGGCTGGATGGGCACCGTGCTGGCGGACCACGTCAAGGAGGTCCGGCTGTCGTCGCGGCTGACCACCTCGCCGGCCTGCGTGGTCGGCGACGCCCACGACCTCACGCCCACCCTGGAGAAGATGTACCGGGCGATGGGGCAGGAGGTGCCGAAGGTCAAGCGGATCCTGGAGATCAACCCCACCCACCCGCTCGTCACCGGCCTGCGCAAGGCACACGAGCAGGGTGCCACCGGCGACTCCCTCGCGGAGACCGCCGAGCTGCTCTACGGCACCGCGCTGCTCGCCGAGGGCGGAGACCTGACCGACCCGTCGCGGTTCGCCCGGATCCTCGCCGACCGCCTCGCCCGCACCCTGTAG
- a CDS encoding GerMN domain-containing protein, translating to MTRPASVEPEHAGQPARTGRTVRKTGVALAVAAVLALLGACGVPVEDQPRAVTPPPVPFPSTATAAPTAAETGAVTEVLYFSRDERLVPVIRRADQVPALDAQLRALLAGPTPAERDDGLTSALPGAFTSAVVELVDGLARVTVGLTAVDTGRIDGRLAYGQIVCTLGARTDVTAVLFLEGGTPLSVPRADGSLSSGPLTAADYAVLINPR from the coding sequence ATGACCCGACCCGCCAGCGTCGAGCCCGAGCATGCCGGTCAACCAGCCCGCACCGGGCGTACCGTGCGCAAGACCGGGGTAGCCCTGGCGGTCGCCGCGGTGCTCGCCCTGCTCGGGGCGTGTGGGGTGCCCGTCGAGGACCAACCTCGCGCGGTCACCCCGCCACCCGTGCCCTTCCCGTCCACCGCCACGGCGGCACCGACGGCGGCCGAGACCGGCGCGGTCACCGAGGTGCTCTACTTCTCCCGCGACGAACGCCTGGTGCCGGTGATCCGCCGCGCCGACCAGGTGCCCGCGCTCGACGCGCAGTTGCGGGCCCTGCTGGCCGGGCCGACCCCGGCCGAGCGCGACGACGGGCTGACCAGCGCTCTGCCGGGGGCCTTCACCAGCGCGGTGGTCGAGCTGGTCGACGGGCTGGCCCGGGTCACCGTCGGGCTGACCGCGGTGGACACCGGCCGCATCGACGGTCGGCTGGCGTACGGCCAGATCGTCTGCACCCTTGGCGCCCGCACCGACGTCACGGCGGTGCTGTTCCTGGAGGGCGGCACGCCGTTGAGCGTCCCCCGGGCGGACGGCTCGCTGTCGTCGGGGCCGCTCACCGCGGCCGACTACGCCGTGCTGATCAATCCGCGTTGA
- a CDS encoding HAMP domain-containing sensor histidine kinase produces the protein MRRLGLRARVTAAFAIGALLLSASMALVSYELTRRTLLTERERTVLRAAYYDAAVVRAGLNTENPDVAEALRALDTGTGRRPLVLLDGEWYARSADTGLTTIVPARLQDLVSAGEPAVQRVRLNDNPVMLVGVPLSESTAFYEIASLRELEQTFQVLALALTAVAIMVAGSGAALGWYATRHGLRPLTAVADAAERIAAGDFTTRLAPDTDPDLTRLSTSFNRMVDELAGRIDRDRRFAADVSHELRSPLQTLAAAASVLSRRRENQDERTATAARLVADEIERFQQLVNDLLDLARGDQPVHREPVDLPELARQACRDRDLPETMVQLETGTPSSWRVDRRRVTQVLANLLDNAERYGAGPVAVRLSHVADTGVIEVDDEGPGVPMEDRKVIFDRFVRGRAANYRGGGDGTGLGLALVAQHAAAHGGDASVSDRPEGGARFRVTLPGSV, from the coding sequence ATGAGACGTCTCGGACTGCGGGCCCGGGTCACCGCCGCGTTCGCGATCGGTGCGCTGCTGCTGTCCGCCTCGATGGCTCTGGTGTCGTACGAGCTGACCCGCCGTACGTTGCTCACCGAGCGGGAGCGCACCGTGTTGCGGGCGGCGTACTACGACGCGGCGGTGGTCCGCGCCGGCCTGAACACCGAGAACCCGGACGTCGCGGAGGCGCTGCGGGCGCTGGACACCGGCACCGGCCGACGCCCCCTGGTGCTGCTCGACGGCGAGTGGTACGCGCGCAGCGCCGACACCGGGCTCACCACCATCGTGCCGGCCCGGCTTCAGGACCTGGTCTCGGCGGGGGAGCCGGCGGTGCAGCGGGTCCGCCTCAACGACAACCCGGTGATGCTGGTCGGCGTGCCGCTGTCCGAGTCGACAGCCTTCTACGAGATCGCCTCGCTGCGGGAGCTGGAGCAGACCTTCCAGGTGCTGGCGCTGGCACTCACCGCGGTCGCGATCATGGTGGCCGGGTCGGGGGCGGCCCTCGGGTGGTACGCCACCCGACACGGGCTGCGTCCGCTGACCGCAGTGGCCGACGCGGCCGAGCGGATCGCGGCCGGCGACTTCACCACCCGGCTCGCCCCGGACACCGACCCGGACCTGACCCGCCTCTCCACCTCCTTCAACCGGATGGTCGACGAGTTGGCCGGGCGGATCGACCGGGACCGGCGCTTCGCCGCCGACGTCAGCCACGAGTTGCGCTCGCCGTTGCAGACTCTCGCCGCGGCCGCGAGCGTGTTGTCCCGGCGTCGGGAGAACCAGGACGAGCGGACCGCCACCGCAGCCCGGCTCGTCGCCGACGAGATCGAACGCTTTCAGCAACTGGTCAACGACCTGTTGGACCTGGCCCGTGGCGATCAGCCGGTGCACCGGGAGCCGGTCGACCTGCCCGAGCTGGCCCGACAGGCGTGCCGGGACCGGGACCTGCCGGAGACGATGGTGCAGCTGGAGACGGGGACGCCGTCCAGCTGGCGGGTGGACCGCCGCCGGGTCACCCAGGTGTTGGCCAACCTGCTGGACAACGCCGAGCGGTACGGTGCCGGGCCGGTCGCGGTGCGGCTGTCCCATGTCGCGGACACGGGCGTGATCGAGGTCGACGACGAGGGCCCGGGAGTGCCGATGGAGGACCGCAAGGTGATCTTCGACCGCTTCGTCCGGGGCCGGGCCGCCAACTACCGGGGCGGCGGCGACGGCACCGGCCTGGGGTTGGCCCTGGTGGCCCAGCACGCCGCCGCGCACGGCGGCGACGCCTCGGTCAGCGACCGCCCGGAGGGCGGTGCCCGGTTCCGCGTCACCCTGCCCGGGAGCGTCTGA
- a CDS encoding response regulator transcription factor, whose amino-acid sequence MTAVLVIEDDDRIRLALLLALEDEGYEARGAATAEEGLRTQRRDPADYVLVDLMLPGIDGFEGIRQLRRDDDVPIVVVSARDDTHDIVAALEAGADDYVVKPVAIKELTARLRALRRRGRAATAPDGPEPVPVLAFGDLEVSPEAGEVRRSGEPVAVTRTEFRLLCELAEHAGRVLSRQQLLSRVWGYDSGDERLVDVHVGRLRQKIEADPANPRHLVTLRGLGYKLQR is encoded by the coding sequence ATGACAGCGGTACTGGTGATCGAGGACGACGACCGGATCCGGTTGGCGTTGCTGCTCGCCCTGGAGGACGAGGGCTACGAGGCCCGGGGAGCGGCCACCGCCGAGGAGGGCCTGCGCACGCAGCGCCGGGATCCCGCCGACTACGTCCTGGTCGACCTGATGCTGCCCGGCATCGACGGCTTCGAGGGCATCCGGCAGCTGCGCCGCGACGACGACGTCCCGATCGTCGTGGTCAGCGCCCGCGATGACACCCACGACATCGTCGCCGCGCTGGAGGCCGGCGCCGACGACTACGTGGTCAAGCCGGTGGCGATCAAGGAGCTGACCGCTCGGCTGCGCGCCCTGCGCCGACGCGGCCGGGCGGCGACCGCACCGGACGGTCCCGAGCCGGTGCCGGTGCTCGCCTTCGGCGACCTGGAGGTAAGCCCCGAGGCGGGGGAGGTGCGGCGGTCCGGCGAACCGGTCGCGGTCACCCGTACGGAGTTCCGGTTGCTGTGCGAGCTGGCCGAACACGCCGGTCGAGTGCTGTCGCGCCAGCAGCTGCTCAGCCGGGTCTGGGGGTACGACAGCGGCGACGAACGGCTGGTCGACGTGCACGTCGGTCGGCTGCGCCAGAAGATCGAGGCCGACCCGGCCAATCCCCGGCACCTGGTGACGTTGCGCGGTCTCGGTTACAAGCTGCAACGATGA
- a CDS encoding STAS domain-containing protein: MTAPRRPECSVPLVEVSITEFDLSCLPETGAVLDQLLALRPQQVVIDLAGCRHIDAAAIGLLLDVHRRMVRAGGVLAVRNPNPRITRILQTARLDQILPVHNDAGAAPAPATEEAAAPAASAAPTSAEVAVLPAGGTPSPGAAPRAAAYGRAAVTVRT; this comes from the coding sequence GTGACCGCACCACGACGCCCCGAGTGCTCGGTGCCGCTGGTGGAGGTGTCCATCACCGAGTTCGATCTGAGCTGCCTGCCCGAGACCGGCGCGGTGCTCGATCAGCTACTGGCCCTGCGCCCCCAGCAGGTCGTGATCGACCTGGCCGGCTGCCGGCACATCGACGCCGCCGCCATCGGCCTGCTGCTCGATGTGCACCGCCGGATGGTCCGTGCCGGGGGTGTGCTGGCGGTACGCAATCCCAACCCGCGCATCACCCGGATCCTGCAGACCGCCCGGCTGGACCAGATCCTGCCGGTGCACAACGATGCCGGAGCCGCCCCGGCCCCGGCCACCGAAGAGGCAGCCGCCCCAGCTGCCTCCGCCGCACCTACCTCCGCCGAAGTGGCAGTCCTACCGGCCGGCGGGACACCGTCGCCGGGTGCGGCGCCGCGCGCTGCCGCGTACGGCCGCGCCGCGGTCACCGTACGCACCTGA
- a CDS encoding GlsB/YeaQ/YmgE family stress response membrane protein, whose product MTSAGIVAALAVGLAVGALGRLVLPGRPAVPLWLTTTIGAVAALLGAITAWLAGVQGFSLLGLVVQAGLAAIAVVIVVATTGKERSDSR is encoded by the coding sequence ATGACCAGCGCCGGGATCGTCGCGGCTCTCGCCGTGGGCCTTGCCGTCGGTGCCCTCGGCCGACTGGTCCTGCCCGGCCGCCCGGCCGTGCCGTTGTGGCTCACCACGACCATCGGAGCTGTTGCCGCGCTGCTCGGCGCCATCACCGCCTGGCTCGCCGGCGTTCAGGGGTTCAGCCTGCTGGGTCTGGTGGTGCAGGCCGGGCTCGCCGCGATCGCGGTGGTGATCGTGGTCGCCACGACCGGCAAGGAACGCTCCGACTCCCGGTGA
- a CDS encoding STAS domain-containing protein: MTVVPDDNLMTLICDVCGDTTTGTACVLPDAEVVWTLVSDHGWSGSPFATGPHRCPRCSSLPPGSPLGDGDRGGSGGGTEAAAAPADSGADPGTGDPLRASLRAAFDLAGTVVVDLTQVQVIDSVGLGMLVRAHRDVREQGGRLCLAAPSRFIRTVLHTMKLDGVFPIFDSLDAALDQLSAAAVQNAVSVGISSVDVTPSDVPRPAAEVSSLPTSRRPASRVTV; this comes from the coding sequence ATGACCGTCGTACCGGACGACAACCTGATGACCCTGATCTGCGACGTCTGTGGTGACACCACCACCGGCACCGCCTGCGTGCTGCCCGACGCCGAGGTTGTCTGGACGCTGGTCTCCGATCACGGGTGGAGCGGTTCACCGTTCGCCACCGGTCCGCACCGCTGTCCCCGGTGCAGTTCACTGCCGCCGGGCAGCCCACTCGGTGACGGCGACCGCGGCGGGTCGGGCGGCGGCACCGAGGCGGCGGCGGCCCCCGCCGACAGCGGTGCCGATCCGGGCACCGGCGACCCGCTGCGGGCCTCGCTGCGCGCCGCCTTCGACCTGGCCGGGACGGTAGTGGTGGACCTGACCCAGGTACAGGTCATCGACTCGGTCGGGCTGGGCATGCTCGTCCGGGCCCACCGGGACGTACGCGAGCAGGGCGGGCGGCTGTGTCTCGCCGCGCCGTCGAGGTTCATCCGCACCGTGCTGCACACCATGAAGCTCGACGGGGTCTTCCCGATCTTCGACAGCCTCGACGCTGCTCTCGATCAACTGAGTGCCGCGGCGGTGCAGAACGCCGTTTCGGTCGGCATCTCGTCGGTCGACGTGACTCCCAGCGACGTGCCACGGCCCGCCGCCGAGGTGTCGTCGCTGCCCACGAGCCGCCGTCCGGCAAGCCGCGTCACCGTCTGA